A single window of Microbispora hainanensis DNA harbors:
- a CDS encoding response regulator transcription factor, translating into MPAPKSPQNPARVLVVDDDPTVAEVVARYLERDGHEVECVGDGAEALRRALADPPDLMVLDLMLPKLDGLQVCRKLRERWPVPVIMLTALGEEMDRVVGLETGADDYVAKPFSPRELALRVQSVLRRARGALVPTGTGVLRDGDLVVDVGAHEVRLGGKEITLTAREFDLLVYLLRNPRQAFSRTALLDQVWGWSFGDSSTVTVHVRRLREKIEDDPTDPRRIVTVWGVGYRYEPLP; encoded by the coding sequence GTGCCTGCCCCGAAGAGCCCTCAGAATCCCGCCCGTGTCCTCGTGGTGGACGACGACCCCACCGTCGCCGAGGTAGTGGCCCGTTATTTGGAGCGGGACGGGCACGAGGTCGAGTGCGTGGGCGACGGAGCCGAGGCGCTGCGGCGGGCCCTGGCAGACCCGCCCGACCTGATGGTGCTCGACCTGATGCTGCCCAAGCTCGACGGCCTGCAGGTCTGCCGCAAGCTGCGCGAGCGGTGGCCCGTCCCGGTGATCATGCTGACCGCGCTCGGCGAGGAGATGGACCGGGTGGTCGGCCTGGAGACCGGCGCCGACGACTACGTGGCCAAGCCGTTCAGCCCGCGCGAGCTGGCCCTTCGAGTGCAGTCCGTGCTGCGGCGGGCCCGCGGAGCCCTGGTGCCGACGGGCACCGGCGTGCTGCGCGACGGCGACCTCGTGGTGGACGTCGGCGCCCACGAGGTGCGCCTGGGCGGAAAGGAGATCACGCTGACCGCCCGGGAGTTCGACCTGCTCGTCTATCTGCTGCGCAACCCCCGTCAGGCGTTCAGCCGTACGGCCCTGCTCGACCAGGTCTGGGGCTGGTCGTTCGGCGACTCCTCCACGGTGACGGTGCACGTGCGCAGGCTCCGGGAGAAGATCGAGGACGATCCCACCGATCCGCGCAGGATCGTCACTGTCTGGGGCGTCGGCTATCGATACGAGCCCCTGCCGTGA
- a CDS encoding sensor histidine kinase has product MIVQIVAVAAGLGLVIAALGLALLRVLRRHSIGVMLAVVAAVTVAATLAGVVAITLAMIIDGGPKDIVLSVVAIGGLVGLGVALVNARTVVRASRSLVDALESVPPSGLFTPPPAPLPAELQKISTALEQAYERLRLGHERERALESARRELVAWVSHDLRTPLAGMRAMVEALEDGVADDPETVKRYHVQIRVEVDRLAGMVEDLFELSRIHAGTLQPRLTRTGLGDLVADTLAAVEPLARAQGVHLTGEADPRLPVYADAGQLGRAVRNLVVNAIRHTPAGGTVDVRAVAEGTTARLSVLDGCGGIPEADLPRVFDVAFRGEAARTPGPDGGAGLGLAIARGIVDAHNGEIGVVNEGPGCVFTITLPLA; this is encoded by the coding sequence GTGATCGTCCAGATCGTCGCGGTCGCCGCCGGGCTCGGCCTCGTCATCGCGGCCCTCGGCCTGGCGCTGCTGCGGGTGCTGCGCCGCCACTCCATCGGCGTGATGCTCGCGGTCGTCGCGGCCGTGACGGTCGCCGCGACGCTGGCCGGGGTGGTCGCCATCACCCTCGCCATGATCATCGACGGGGGGCCGAAGGACATCGTGCTCAGCGTCGTCGCCATCGGCGGCCTGGTGGGCCTCGGCGTCGCGCTGGTGAACGCCCGCACAGTGGTGCGCGCCAGCAGGAGCCTCGTCGACGCGCTGGAGAGCGTGCCGCCCTCCGGCCTGTTCACCCCGCCGCCCGCGCCGCTCCCCGCCGAGCTGCAGAAGATCAGCACCGCGCTTGAGCAGGCGTACGAGCGGCTGCGGCTGGGGCACGAACGCGAGCGGGCGCTGGAGAGCGCGCGGCGCGAGCTGGTCGCGTGGGTGAGCCACGACCTGCGCACTCCCCTCGCGGGCATGCGAGCGATGGTGGAGGCCCTGGAGGACGGGGTGGCCGACGACCCCGAGACCGTCAAGCGCTACCACGTCCAGATCAGGGTGGAGGTCGACCGGCTCGCCGGCATGGTGGAGGACCTGTTCGAGCTGTCGCGCATCCACGCGGGCACGCTGCAACCCAGGCTCACCCGCACGGGGCTCGGCGACCTCGTCGCGGACACCCTCGCCGCCGTCGAACCGCTGGCCCGCGCGCAGGGCGTACACCTGACCGGCGAGGCGGACCCGCGCCTCCCGGTGTACGCGGACGCCGGGCAGCTCGGCCGGGCCGTACGCAACCTCGTGGTGAACGCCATCCGCCACACGCCCGCCGGGGGGACGGTCGACGTGCGGGCGGTCGCGGAGGGGACGACCGCCCGCCTGTCCGTGCTGGACGGTTGCGGCGGCATCCCGGAGGCGGACCTCCCCAGGGTCTTCGACGTGGCGTTCCGGGGCGAGGCGGCTCGGACGCCCGGTCCCGACGGCGGCGCCGGGCTCGGCCTCGCGATCGCGCGCGGCATCGTGGACGCCCACAACGGCGAGATCGGCGTGGTCAACGAGGGGCCCGGCTGCG